In the genome of Cyclopterus lumpus isolate fCycLum1 chromosome 19, fCycLum1.pri, whole genome shotgun sequence, one region contains:
- the pdk2a gene encoding pyruvate dehydrogenase (acetyl-transferring) kinase isozyme 2, mitochondrial: protein MKFVRFIMKNASLASVPKHIEHFSKFSPSPLSMKQFLDFGSINACEKTSFAFLRQELPVRLSNIMKEINLLPNRLLTTASVQTVQSWYIQSLMEILEFLDKNPDDFKVLGEFVDALVTIRNRHNDVVPTMAQGIIEYKEAFPQDLVTNQNIQYFLDRFYMSRISIRMLINQHTLIFDGTLNPVHPNTIGSIDPQCEVGDVVQDAFHSAKMLCDQYYLRSPDLILQEMCSKKKKKNLPMSIVYVPSHLYHMLFELFKNAMRATIETHDKSNTLPPIQVRVSLGDEDMSIKVSDKGGGVPFRRIENLFSYMFSTAPAPQIGEHTRPPLAGFGYGLPISRLYAQYFQGDLQLYSMEGHGTDAVIYLKALSTDSIERLPVYNKTTLKNYKVSQEVDDWCIPSKEPLDLSICKVPK from the exons atgaagttCGTGAGGTTCATCATGAAAAACGCCTCGTTGGCCAGCGTGCCCAAACACATCGAGCATTTCTCTAAATTCTCTCCCTCGCCGCTCTCCATGAAGCAATTCCTCGATTTCG GCTCCATCAACGCCTGTGAGAAGACGTCCTTTGCCTTCCTGAGGCAGGAGCTCCCGGTGAGGCTTTCCAACATCATGAAGGAGATCAACCTGCTGCCCAACCGGCTGCTGACCACCGCGTCGGTGCAGACGGTGCAGAGCTG gtaCATCCAGAGTTTAATGGAGATCCTTGAATTCCTGGACAAGAATCCTGATGACTTCAAAGTCCTTGGAGA gttTGTTGACGCCTTGGTGACCATCAGAAACCGGCACAACGACGTGGTGCCGACGATGGCCCAGGGCATCATCGAATACAAAGAGGCCTTCCCTCAGGACCTGGTGACCAACCAGAACATCCAGTACTTCCTGGACCGCTTCTACATGAGCCGCATCTCCATCCGCATGCTCATCAACCAGCACA CTCTTATCTTTGATGGAACCCTCAACCCGGTCCACCCGAACACCATCGGGAGCATTGACCCCCAGTGTGAAGTCGGAGATGTAGTCCAGG ACGCTTTCCACAGTGCCAAGATGCTGTGTGACCAGTACTACCTCCGCTCCCCTGACCTCATCCTACAGGAGATGTGCA gcaagaagaagaagaagaacctcCCGATGAGCATCGTGTACGTGCCCTCTCACCTCTACCACATGCTGTTTGAGCTCTTCAAG AACGCCATGAGGGCCACAATTGAGACTCACGACAAGAGCAACACCCTTCCACCCATTCAGGTCAGGGTGTCCCTCGGAGACGAGGACATGTCAATCAAG GTGAGCGACAAGGGTGGCGGTGTCCCCTTTCGGAGGATCGAGAACCTCTTCAgctacatgttctccaccgctCCGGCTCCGCAGATAGGAGAGCACACACGGCCTCCACTG GCTGGTTTCGGCTACGGCCTGCCCATCTCCCGTCTCTACGCCCAGTACTTCCAGGGCGACCTGCAGCTCTACTCCATGGAGGGCCACGGCACGGACGCCGTCATCTACCTGAAG GCGCTGTCCACAGACTCCATCGAGAGGCTGCCGGTGTACAACAAAACCACTCTGAAGAACTACAAAGTGAGCCAAGAAGTCGACGACTGGTGCATACCTAGCAAAGAGCCTCTAGACCTGAGCATCTGTAAGGTTCCCAAGTGA